A single region of the Desulfatiglans sp. genome encodes:
- a CDS encoding MerR family transcriptional regulator has protein sequence MKVYTVSRLAKLAGVSVRTLHHYDEIGLLKPSFRSDSGYREYQREDLLRLQQILFYRELDFSLTEIRDILDDPDYDEVQALVKHRQTIEERIGRLSNLLATIDKTIKHYKEETMTLTDEELYEGFSKEKIERYKKEVDEKYDPELVKTSRERMSKMSRREWHETKDEGDKISKDLAELMGKASPDSKEVQAIIKQHHAWIEKFYPANAETYKGLGKTYVENPEFKAFYDKYKTGLADFLCAAMEYYADNQLG, from the coding sequence ATGAAGGTTTATACTGTAAGCAGGCTTGCAAAACTGGCAGGTGTGAGTGTGCGCACACTTCACCATTATGATGAGATAGGGCTATTAAAACCATCCTTTCGCAGTGACTCCGGTTATAGAGAGTATCAGCGTGAGGACCTTTTACGTTTGCAGCAGATACTGTTTTACAGGGAACTGGATTTTTCATTAACAGAAATCAGGGACATCCTTGATGATCCTGATTATGATGAGGTCCAGGCACTTGTGAAACACAGGCAGACTATTGAAGAACGTATTGGACGGCTTTCAAATCTCCTTGCGACCATTGATAAAACAATAAAACATTATAAGGAGGAGACTATGACTCTCACAGATGAAGAACTGTATGAAGGTTTCAGTAAAGAAAAGATAGAAAGATATAAAAAAGAGGTAGATGAAAAGTATGATCCTGAACTGGTCAAGACCAGCAGGGAGCGCATGAGCAAAATGAGCAGGCGTGAATGGCATGAGACAAAGGATGAAGGTGATAAAATCTCAAAGGATCTGGCTGAGCTTATGGGTAAGGCATCTCCTGATTCAAAGGAGGTTCAGGCCATTATAAAACAGCATCATGCATGGATTGAAAAATTCTATCCTGCAAATGCTGAGACCTATAAAGGGCTTGGAAAGACCTATGTTGAAAACCCGGAATTCAAGGCGTTTTATGACAAATACAAAACCGGTCTTGCAGATTTTTTATGTGCAGCTATGGAATATTATGCTGATAACCAATTAGGCTAA
- a CDS encoding GntR family transcriptional regulator — MQIHISTKDGVPIFQQIVTQIKHMVASGRLTPGEIVPPIRVLAEQLIINPNTVARAYKELEVEGIFVSRQGSGTRVAEKSSPLDYSERLQIISKLIEGLLVEANQLDFKIEELIEIIRQKNHLFKSAEKGKNKND, encoded by the coding sequence ATGCAGATACATATCTCTACAAAAGACGGTGTACCAATTTTTCAACAGATCGTCACACAGATAAAGCACATGGTTGCATCAGGGCGGCTTACTCCTGGTGAGATCGTCCCGCCTATCCGTGTGCTTGCGGAACAACTGATTATCAACCCCAACACAGTTGCGAGGGCCTATAAGGAACTTGAGGTAGAAGGCATATTTGTTTCAAGACAGGGCTCAGGCACCCGTGTAGCAGAAAAAAGTTCGCCCCTGGATTACTCAGAACGTTTACAGATAATAAGCAAGCTTATAGAGGGATTGCTGGTAGAGGCAAACCAACTGGATTTTAAAATTGAAGAACTGATTGAAATTATAAGACAAAAAAATCATCTTTTTAAATCTGCCGAAAAGGGGAAAAATAAAAATGACTGA
- a CDS encoding PspC domain-containing protein, whose amino-acid sequence MYKIKTPGILQIGGVCEGLGEYFEKDPLLFRIGFVVLFFISGLGILIYLVTFFMMPTKIRNS is encoded by the coding sequence ATGTATAAAATCAAAACACCTGGCATATTACAAATAGGCGGGGTTTGTGAAGGTCTGGGAGAATATTTTGAAAAAGATCCACTACTATTCAGAATCGGATTTGTAGTCCTTTTTTTTATAAGCGGATTAGGAATATTAATTTATTTGGTTACATTTTTTATGATGCCTACTAAAATTCGTAACAGCTAA
- a CDS encoding VWA domain-containing protein, which translates to MKRKCLDLLFVTILFIISLQIFPGCIEKVSITPDKKIEITVAPDSSGDEDNYDYAMKRKADMSASDEANYQPKFSEVEYAERRSEVEYSARAKAEEMVRVRLFKGNKLTLEEGQYRQNTESSFKDEALGSELWIIEKNPSVIGEEYKTESPKLVCSLPGQNEVILPLEHTSVDAHISGYIATVNVLQKYHNPYSEKIEAVYIFPLPQNAAVTDFVMIIGDRKIRGLIREKEEAKRIYEEARSQGYRASLLTQERPNIFKQSVANIEPGKRIDISITFFNPLKYENGEFEFVFPTVVGPRFNPPGSNTGIGAVGRGAHGNSGQETDVHYLKPGETSAHDISINVDIDAGVSIENVYSNSHVIKVNNKAPSHAIVTLSPNDMVPNKDFILRYKTSGNEVKTAMMVHKGEKDTYFSLLLQSPDNLKNLPRIPREMVFVLDCSGSMDGKPISKAKEAVTRALKNLDKNDTFQIIQFSSSASSLGPNPIEANPENVKKGLQYLNSLYSEGGTMMIEGIKASLDFPHDKRRLRIVSFMTDGYIGNEDEILAAIHERLGESRIFSFGVGNSVNRYLLEQMALMGRGAVAYVGLDESAGEAVDRFYDVATHPAMANIDIDWGNLEVEDVYPKRIPDLFVGRPIMITGKLKNTEKGRIRINGQVGRNESYVDVAVDPNNSEAKHSGIQSVWARNKIAELSNRESYNPSDRLKSEIIATSINYNLISQHTAFLAVDSLERTEGDHGYTIDVPVPVPDGVKYGTTVTN; encoded by the coding sequence ATGAAACGGAAATGCCTGGATCTTTTATTTGTCACTATACTTTTTATTATATCTCTGCAAATTTTTCCAGGATGCATAGAAAAAGTTTCTATTACCCCTGATAAAAAGATTGAAATAACTGTAGCCCCTGATTCTTCTGGAGATGAAGATAACTATGACTATGCAATGAAGCGGAAAGCTGACATGTCTGCGAGTGATGAGGCTAACTACCAGCCAAAGTTTTCAGAGGTTGAGTATGCTGAGCGGAGGTCAGAAGTTGAATACTCTGCACGTGCGAAAGCAGAGGAAATGGTAAGAGTAAGATTATTTAAAGGAAATAAGTTGACCTTGGAAGAAGGACAATACAGACAAAATACAGAATCATCATTTAAAGATGAAGCTCTTGGCTCCGAACTATGGATAATTGAAAAGAATCCTTCAGTCATAGGAGAAGAATACAAGACAGAATCTCCAAAACTTGTTTGTTCGCTTCCTGGTCAAAATGAAGTCATTTTACCTCTTGAACATACCAGTGTAGATGCCCACATCTCAGGTTATATAGCCACAGTGAATGTACTTCAGAAATATCATAACCCCTACAGTGAGAAGATTGAGGCTGTTTATATATTTCCATTGCCACAGAATGCTGCTGTAACCGATTTTGTTATGATAATAGGTGACCGGAAGATCAGAGGGCTTATTCGTGAAAAAGAGGAGGCCAAGAGGATTTATGAGGAGGCAAGATCACAGGGATACAGGGCATCCCTTTTAACACAGGAGCGTCCAAATATTTTTAAACAGAGTGTGGCAAATATAGAGCCCGGAAAAAGGATTGATATCAGTATTACCTTCTTTAATCCCCTTAAATATGAAAATGGGGAGTTTGAGTTTGTATTTCCAACGGTTGTGGGGCCACGCTTTAACCCTCCCGGAAGCAATACAGGTATAGGTGCTGTGGGTAGGGGAGCACATGGTAATTCAGGGCAAGAGACAGATGTCCATTACCTTAAGCCTGGTGAGACTTCAGCACATGATATATCCATTAATGTTGATATTGATGCAGGTGTGAGTATTGAAAATGTGTACAGTAATTCCCATGTCATAAAAGTGAATAATAAGGCCCCTTCTCATGCCATTGTCACCCTCAGCCCAAATGACATGGTTCCTAATAAGGATTTTATTCTGAGGTATAAAACATCCGGTAATGAAGTGAAGACAGCAATGATGGTTCATAAGGGAGAAAAAGACACCTATTTTTCTCTTCTGCTTCAGTCGCCTGATAATTTAAAGAACCTGCCCAGAATACCCCGAGAGATGGTTTTTGTCTTGGATTGTTCCGGAAGTATGGATGGGAAGCCTATTTCAAAGGCCAAGGAGGCTGTAACAAGGGCGCTTAAAAATCTTGATAAGAACGACACATTCCAGATAATACAGTTTTCATCAAGCGCATCATCACTTGGGCCAAACCCTATAGAAGCAAACCCTGAGAATGTGAAAAAAGGTCTTCAGTATCTTAATTCGCTTTACAGTGAGGGTGGCACCATGATGATAGAAGGTATTAAGGCCTCCCTTGATTTCCCTCATGATAAAAGAAGATTGCGCATTGTTTCATTCATGACAGATGGTTATATAGGTAATGAAGATGAGATACTTGCTGCCATCCATGAAAGGCTTGGTGAATCCAGGATATTCAGTTTTGGTGTGGGTAACTCTGTTAACAGGTATCTGCTTGAACAAATGGCATTAATGGGTAGAGGGGCTGTTGCCTATGTCGGGCTTGATGAATCGGCCGGTGAGGCAGTTGATCGTTTTTATGATGTGGCGACCCATCCGGCAATGGCCAATATAGATATAGACTGGGGAAACCTTGAGGTCGAAGATGTGTACCCAAAAAGAATACCTGATCTGTTTGTAGGTCGCCCAATTATGATAACCGGAAAATTAAAAAATACCGAGAAAGGCAGAATAAGGATAAATGGACAGGTGGGCAGGAATGAATCCTATGTTGATGTGGCGGTTGATCCAAATAACAGTGAAGCCAAACACTCTGGGATTCAAAGTGTGTGGGCAAGAAATAAGATAGCTGAGCTTTCAAACAGAGAGAGCTACAACCCGAGCGATAGACTGAAAAGCGAGATAATAGCAACCTCAATTAATTACAACCTTATTTCGCAGCATACAGCCTTTCTGGCAGTAGACAGCCTTGAGAGAACAGAAGGTGATCATGGATACACGATTGATGTTCCTGTGCCTGTACCTGATGGTGTTAAATATGGAACAACAGTTACGAATTAG
- a CDS encoding PAS domain S-box protein, with the protein MQEKIDSKKAEDEIKRLKEELKKLNTEKALLEEKYEFYRAIFDNAGVTINLVDPETLKFVEFNKNSYESLGYTRDEFMKLNIPDIVVSDSLGGPLEVPPEIFGNSTSYESRVKTKSGDNQDVLVITKYLKTKGKTFFNNVVTDITRLKETERALKKSEEFSFSILENSPSPIMVINKEFNIEYVNPAMVILTGYNAEELLGTTFPYPWVDEIFSVETWREATSKGVKNQEASFINKKGERFYVIFSTTPVYRNGEFQYSLSTALDITERKRAQEEEKNLRIKYERAQRMEALGTLAGGIAHDFNNLLMGIQGRTSLMLIEKSNHDQEYEHLMGIEEYVKSATSLTRQLLGFARGGKYEVKPLNLNELLSLSADMFGRMKKEISIHKSLEENLWTSEVDRGQVDQVLMNIFVNAWQAMPGGGNLYIESENIELKESFYKPYKVKSGRYVKISITDNGTGMDKATMEKIFDPFFTTKEMGRGTGLGLASVYGIMKNHGGFVDVYSEKGVGTIFKLYFPASEKEAVKEVPVSESIIKGSGKILLVDDEELVIDVGTRMLEKLGYIVLAAKNGKEAMQVYQENRDKIDMIILDMIMPGMNGGDVFEKLKEINPEIKVLLSSGYSINGQAVHILEKGCRGFIQKPFDLQKLSQKIREVLEGGGH; encoded by the coding sequence ATGCAGGAAAAAATCGACTCTAAGAAAGCTGAAGATGAGATAAAGAGGCTAAAGGAGGAGCTGAAAAAGCTCAACACTGAAAAGGCACTGCTTGAAGAGAAATATGAATTTTACAGGGCCATCTTTGATAATGCCGGGGTCACAATAAACCTTGTTGATCCTGAGACCCTGAAGTTTGTGGAATTCAACAAGAATTCATATGAAAGCCTTGGATATACCCGTGATGAATTTATGAAATTAAATATCCCGGACATTGTGGTGAGTGATTCTCTGGGAGGGCCACTTGAAGTGCCTCCGGAAATTTTCGGAAATTCAACCAGCTATGAATCAAGGGTAAAGACAAAAAGCGGGGATAACCAGGATGTGCTTGTGATAACAAAATACCTGAAAACGAAAGGCAAAACCTTTTTCAATAATGTGGTTACAGATATTACAAGGCTCAAGGAGACAGAGAGGGCGCTTAAAAAGAGTGAGGAATTCAGTTTCTCTATTCTTGAAAACTCTCCAAGCCCTATAATGGTGATCAACAAAGAGTTCAATATAGAATATGTCAATCCTGCAATGGTAATCCTTACCGGGTATAATGCAGAAGAGCTTCTTGGGACAACCTTTCCATACCCCTGGGTAGATGAGATTTTTTCAGTTGAAACCTGGAGAGAAGCTACCTCGAAAGGGGTTAAAAACCAGGAGGCTTCCTTTATAAATAAAAAAGGAGAAAGGTTCTATGTTATTTTCTCTACTACTCCGGTTTATAGAAATGGTGAATTTCAATATTCACTAAGTACTGCACTGGATATAACAGAAAGAAAAAGGGCGCAGGAAGAGGAGAAGAATCTCAGGATCAAATATGAAAGGGCACAGAGGATGGAGGCCCTTGGCACTTTAGCAGGCGGCATTGCCCATGATTTTAATAATCTGCTCATGGGTATACAGGGAAGGACCTCACTGATGCTTATTGAAAAAAGCAATCATGACCAGGAATATGAGCACCTGATGGGGATCGAGGAGTATGTGAAAAGCGCCACATCACTTACCCGGCAGCTTCTTGGTTTTGCCAGGGGAGGAAAATATGAGGTCAAACCTTTAAACCTTAATGAACTGCTTTCTTTAAGCGCTGATATGTTTGGCCGTATGAAAAAGGAGATAAGCATACATAAGAGCCTGGAGGAGAACCTTTGGACAAGTGAGGTTGACCGTGGGCAGGTAGATCAGGTACTGATGAATATCTTTGTAAATGCATGGCAGGCTATGCCAGGAGGAGGCAACCTTTATATTGAAAGTGAAAATATAGAGCTAAAGGAGTCTTTTTATAAGCCTTACAAGGTCAAATCAGGCAGATATGTGAAAATCTCTATTACAGATAATGGCACAGGAATGGACAAGGCCACCATGGAAAAGATATTTGACCCATTTTTTACCACTAAAGAGATGGGCAGGGGAACAGGCCTTGGTCTTGCCTCTGTTTATGGTATCATGAAAAATCACGGGGGATTTGTTGATGTCTACAGTGAAAAGGGTGTAGGCACTATTTTTAAACTCTATTTTCCCGCTTCAGAAAAGGAGGCTGTAAAAGAGGTCCCTGTAAGCGAGTCGATCATTAAAGGTAGTGGTAAAATACTGCTTGTGGATGATGAAGAGCTGGTTATTGATGTAGGCACGAGGATGCTTGAAAAACTTGGTTATATAGTCCTTGCCGCTAAAAATGGAAAAGAGGCAATGCAGGTATACCAGGAAAACAGGGATAAGATTGATATGATTATCCTTGATATGATAATGCCCGGCATGAATGGCGGGGATGTATTTGAAAAATTAAAAGAGATCAACCCTGAAATTAAAGTCCTCCTTTCTAGCGGGTACAGCATTAATGGCCAGGCGGTTCATATACTTGAAAAGGGGTGCAGGGGATTTATACAGAAGCCTTTTGACCTTCAGAAATTGTCTCAGAAAATAAGAGAGGTGCTTGAAGGAGGCGGACACTAA
- a CDS encoding RNA polymerase sigma factor: MDKNLSDIELIKLANKGEESAMNTLYYRYREWVYGLAFRLCGNKEDALDVLQEVFIYFFNKFPGFELRSVLKTFLYPVVKNTAISQIRKKRKVVPLDESYAQSIPDESIDRDAGLRDLSEYMEGFSREDKELVFLRFYDELQLTEISEVFKVPVGTVKSRLNRLLGRLREKVNK, translated from the coding sequence ATGGATAAAAACCTCTCAGACATTGAACTCATTAAGCTTGCCAATAAAGGCGAAGAATCTGCCATGAACACCCTTTATTATCGTTACAGAGAATGGGTTTACGGGCTTGCATTCAGGCTATGTGGTAATAAAGAGGATGCTTTAGATGTATTGCAGGAGGTATTTATATACTTCTTTAACAAATTCCCCGGGTTTGAGTTACGAAGCGTCCTTAAGACCTTTTTATATCCTGTAGTAAAAAACACTGCTATCAGCCAAATCCGAAAAAAAAGAAAGGTTGTTCCCCTTGATGAATCATATGCCCAAAGCATCCCGGATGAAAGTATTGACCGGGATGCCGGGCTCAGGGATCTCTCTGAGTATATGGAAGGATTCTCAAGGGAAGATAAGGAACTTGTGTTCCTCAGATTTTATGATGAGTTGCAGCTTACTGAGATTTCTGAGGTATTCAAGGTCCCGGTAGGAACAGTTAAGTCCCGTTTAAACAGGCTGTTAGGGCGGTTAAGGGAAAAAGTTAATAAATGA
- a CDS encoding PIN domain-containing protein, giving the protein MSDKVFVDTNILIYAHDLDAGEKYKIANELVLELWESRRAVISTQVLQEFYVTLTKKILKPLTGNIAAGIISSYLNWEVIINKPENILLATEIESRYQISFWDALIVSAAYEGNVKTIITEDLNHGQYMEGIKIMNPFLDGHC; this is encoded by the coding sequence ATGAGCGATAAGGTTTTTGTTGATACCAACATCCTTATATATGCGCATGACCTGGACGCTGGAGAAAAATATAAAATAGCTAATGAGCTGGTTTTAGAATTATGGGAATCAAGAAGAGCGGTTATCAGCACTCAGGTGTTGCAGGAGTTTTATGTCACCCTTACAAAAAAGATTTTAAAGCCATTAACCGGTAACATTGCAGCGGGAATTATCTCAAGTTATTTGAACTGGGAGGTTATTATAAATAAACCCGAAAACATATTACTTGCCACAGAAATAGAATCTCGTTATCAGATATCCTTTTGGGATGCTTTAATAGTATCAGCAGCCTATGAAGGAAATGTAAAAACAATTATAACTGAAGATCTCAATCACGGCCAGTATATGGAAGGTATAAAAATAATGAATCCATTTTTAGATGGGCATTGTTAA
- a CDS encoding ABC transporter ATP-binding protein produces MTDSDYRYDAQPIEVKGLTRRFGKKVALNNINLTATQGRVLGLVGENGAGKTTLIKHIMGLLKAQQGSVKVFGIDPVKDPVSALSKIGYLSEDRDIPHWMRVDELMNYTRAFYPDWDVTYAEELLKVFRLDPSAKIKQLSRGQKAQAALLTALAYRPPLLLLDEPSSGLDPIVRRDILTAIIRTIADEGRTVLFSSHLLDEVERVADDVAIIHEGNIVINDSLESIKAKHHSITLRFPESQPDKPEIEGAISIKGKGREWTILCNGDMDIINSKILNMGCEIFHDTPPSLEDIFIAYAGVDRPIPKEVKL; encoded by the coding sequence ATGACTGATTCTGATTATAGATATGACGCACAACCCATCGAAGTAAAAGGACTTACAAGAAGATTTGGTAAAAAGGTTGCCTTGAATAATATAAATCTGACAGCAACACAAGGCAGGGTATTAGGCCTTGTGGGAGAGAATGGCGCAGGTAAAACAACACTCATCAAACATATTATGGGTTTACTCAAGGCCCAACAGGGATCAGTCAAAGTATTTGGTATTGATCCGGTTAAAGATCCTGTTAGTGCCCTGAGCAAAATCGGTTACCTGTCTGAAGATCGAGATATACCCCACTGGATGCGCGTGGATGAGCTCATGAATTATACAAGGGCATTCTATCCGGATTGGGATGTTACATATGCTGAAGAACTCCTTAAAGTATTCAGGCTCGATCCATCAGCCAAAATCAAACAGCTTTCTCGGGGCCAGAAGGCCCAGGCTGCGCTCCTTACAGCGCTTGCATACCGCCCTCCCCTGCTGCTTCTTGATGAACCATCTTCAGGATTGGACCCTATAGTGCGAAGAGATATTCTTACAGCAATTATCAGGACTATTGCAGATGAAGGACGTACAGTTCTATTTTCCTCTCATCTCCTCGATGAAGTGGAACGTGTTGCCGATGATGTAGCCATCATCCATGAAGGTAATATAGTTATTAACGATTCACTTGAAAGTATTAAAGCAAAACATCATTCAATAACATTAAGATTCCCGGAATCACAACCAGACAAACCAGAGATAGAGGGCGCAATTTCAATTAAAGGTAAAGGACGGGAATGGACAATACTCTGTAATGGAGATATGGATATAATTAATTCAAAAATATTAAACATGGGTTGTGAAATATTTCATGATACACCCCCTTCACTTGAAGATATCTTTATTGCATATGCCGGGGTTGACAGGCCTATACCAAAGGAGGTCAAGTTATGA
- a CDS encoding porin family protein: MMKMYLLAGLLLITTSVFAESPTDKGVYSLGGSISYRNIDADDGLDEDLYSFSPSGRYFIFDNIALGGSVTYEKTSGILDTKSYGIGPNIRYYLPYKTMNPFFEAGYSYLRTKLETPYVSSKRTSNEFSVGFGLDLFISRNVSIEPIVSYSWRDYKDDLSYLIDDMDQKTLYFGVGVNLFIF, translated from the coding sequence ATGATGAAAATGTATTTATTGGCAGGGCTATTATTGATAACAACAAGCGTGTTTGCGGAATCACCAACAGATAAAGGCGTATACAGTCTAGGTGGTTCAATCAGTTACCGGAATATAGATGCTGATGATGGTTTGGATGAAGACCTATATAGCTTTTCCCCATCTGGTCGTTATTTTATTTTTGATAATATTGCATTGGGAGGCTCTGTAACATATGAAAAAACTTCGGGTATCCTTGATACTAAGAGCTATGGAATAGGGCCAAACATAAGATATTATCTCCCTTATAAAACAATGAATCCTTTTTTTGAGGCTGGTTATTCATATTTAAGGACAAAGTTAGAGACCCCATATGTATCATCAAAAAGGACTTCTAACGAGTTTTCGGTTGGGTTTGGCCTGGATCTTTTTATTTCCAGGAACGTCTCAATAGAACCAATTGTAAGTTATTCATGGAGGGATTATAAAGATGATCTATCATATTTGATAGATGATATGGATCAAAAAACATTATACTTTGGTGTAGGTGTTAACCTGTTTATTTTTTAA
- a CDS encoding cupin domain-containing protein: MKTITLIDHPEGGRFCEVFRSARIVTTHKGDRRSALTHIYFSLNPGEVSRFHRVASDEVWNLYQGKGGNLYIWDGSDNSPEHMILSAENNNFCHMVTAGLWQAAEPLSDTVLVGCSVAPGFEYQDFSLMCVESDEAKRLVSLTPDMKKFL, translated from the coding sequence ATGAAAACCATTACTCTTATAGATCACCCGGAGGGTGGTCGTTTCTGTGAAGTTTTCAGGTCAGCCAGGATTGTCACCACGCATAAAGGTGACAGGCGATCTGCACTTACCCATATCTATTTTTCACTTAATCCGGGTGAGGTAAGCAGGTTTCACAGGGTAGCGTCAGATGAGGTTTGGAATCTTTATCAGGGTAAAGGGGGCAACCTTTATATATGGGATGGGTCAGATAACTCTCCAGAGCACATGATTCTTTCAGCGGAAAATAATAATTTCTGTCATATGGTAACAGCCGGTTTATGGCAGGCAGCAGAGCCTTTATCAGATACTGTCCTTGTGGGCTGTTCTGTTGCGCCAGGGTTTGAATATCAGGATTTCTCGCTAATGTGTGTAGAATCAGATGAGGCAAAGAGGCTCGTCTCATTAACTCCTGATATGAAAAAATTTCTGTAG